One Fibrobacter sp. UWT2 genomic region harbors:
- a CDS encoding citrate synthase yields MSDNAILSYNGKSIELPVVEGAENEHGLDICKLRKETGLVTLDYGYLNTGSTRSAITYVDGEKGILRYRGYSIEDLAEKATFPETAWLLIYGELPTQQQLARFRTLLTENALLHENLLHFFRQMPPSAHPMGILSSIVNAVGLFTPRFYDDENIADVFDLTTASLISKIRTIAAFSYKASIGEPFVYPEAERSYCSNFLNMMFSSKARSYHPDPIMEKALNTLLIVHADHEQNCSTSTVRMVGSSHANLYASICAGICALWGPLHGGANQAVLETLLRIQQSGMTIDQVMAKAKDKNDPFRLSGFGHRVYKSYDPRAKVLKKLMYQVFEREHFHDPLLDIALKLEEAALKDDYFIERKLYPNVDFYSGILYRAMGIPTNMLTVMFAIGRLPGWIAHWKEMHDDPNSKINRPRQIYTGHTARPWVDRDKR; encoded by the coding sequence ATGTCCGACAACGCCATTTTAAGTTACAACGGAAAGAGCATCGAGCTCCCTGTTGTTGAAGGTGCTGAAAACGAACACGGTCTCGACATCTGCAAACTCCGCAAGGAAACCGGCCTGGTGACCTTGGATTACGGCTACCTGAATACCGGTAGCACCCGCAGCGCCATCACTTACGTGGACGGCGAAAAGGGAATCCTGCGTTACCGCGGCTACAGTATCGAAGACCTTGCCGAAAAGGCGACCTTCCCCGAAACCGCCTGGCTCCTGATTTACGGTGAACTGCCGACTCAGCAGCAGCTCGCGCGTTTCCGCACGTTGTTGACCGAAAACGCCCTCCTCCACGAAAACCTTCTGCACTTCTTTAGGCAGATGCCGCCGAGCGCCCACCCGATGGGCATTCTGAGCTCTATCGTGAACGCCGTGGGTCTGTTTACGCCGCGTTTCTACGACGACGAAAACATCGCCGACGTGTTCGACCTGACGACCGCAAGCCTGATTTCGAAGATCCGCACGATTGCCGCCTTCTCTTACAAGGCAAGCATCGGCGAACCGTTCGTGTACCCCGAAGCGGAACGCAGCTACTGCAGCAACTTCCTGAACATGATGTTCAGCAGCAAGGCCCGTTCCTATCACCCGGATCCGATCATGGAAAAGGCGCTGAACACGCTTCTGATTGTACACGCCGACCACGAACAGAACTGTTCTACCTCTACCGTGCGTATGGTGGGCAGCTCTCACGCTAACTTGTACGCAAGTATCTGCGCCGGCATTTGCGCCTTGTGGGGTCCGCTCCATGGCGGTGCAAACCAGGCCGTGCTCGAAACGCTCCTACGCATTCAGCAGAGCGGCATGACCATTGACCAGGTGATGGCAAAGGCCAAGGACAAGAACGACCCGTTCCGTCTCTCCGGTTTCGGTCACCGCGTCTACAAGAGCTACGACCCGCGTGCCAAGGTTCTCAAGAAGCTCATGTACCAGGTGTTCGAACGCGAACATTTCCACGACCCGCTCCTGGACATTGCGCTCAAGCTCGAAGAAGCCGCCCTCAAGGATGACTACTTTATCGAACGCAAGCTCTACCCGAACGTGGATTTCTACTCGGGCATTCTCTACCGCGCCATGGGCATTCCGACGAACATGCTTACGGTGATGTTCGCCATCGGCCGACTCCCCGGCTGGATTGCCCACTGGAAAGAAATGCACGACGATCCGAATTCCAAGATCAACCGTCCGCGCCAAATCTACACGGGCCACACGGCTCGCCCCTGGGTCGACCGCGATAAACGCTAA